The following coding sequences are from one Leptolyngbya sp. NIES-3755 window:
- a CDS encoding unknown protein (similar to AA sequence:cyanobase_aa:glr3532) codes for MKVLIRLIAIAFCFVLTFSFPALASRVSEVVIHQEEYGDLWAFTVPEGILYCLDPGDGYPSVAFATDNETYAVNGTAKALGYPDIEPIWRDDPQISGLKVDISPFIKKGLELCKR; via the coding sequence ATGAAAGTGCTTATTAGATTAATTGCAATTGCATTCTGCTTTGTTCTAACTTTTTCATTTCCAGCTTTAGCGTCGCGGGTTAGCGAAGTAGTGATTCATCAAGAAGAGTACGGTGATCTTTGGGCATTTACGGTTCCTGAAGGAATTTTGTATTGTCTTGATCCAGGAGATGGCTATCCTTCAGTTGCGTTCGCAACCGACAACGAAACTTATGCAGTTAATGGAACAGCAAAAGCTCTAGGCTATCCAGATATTGAACCCATTTGGAGGGATGATCCCCAGATCAGTGGTCTTAAGGTTGATATCAGCCCTTTCATTAAGAAGGGTCTAGAGCTTTGTAAGCGTTAA
- a CDS encoding hypothetical protein (similar to AA sequence:cyanobase_aa:AM1_0099) encodes MDSYGSHCTKPACRSGRFRKPQTKFLVTLFTTMLLVCGKVNFTNLSRYSSLSERTYRRQYQQEFEFVALNRAIVEQASQADTAKLAVMDCSFVIKSGKATFGLDAFWNGCASRVETGLEVSVVGVVDVEREQGYALSAEQTYAQSSLSEFSRMDQYLYHLDCVRPHLPPEVAYLAVDGAYAKEGFVTGAVELRLHVISKLRCDANLQFLYTGVQKRRGRPRKYAGKVDLGDLSRFTFVETVQPDVDLYTAVVWHVSLKRAIRVAYLVDHRSSTRVRTCLLFSTDVEQDPRQIVQYYKLRFQIEFLFRDAKQFTGLEDCQARDAQKLAFHFNASLTALNLAKLDALQQHSEQVPFVFSMASVKRRLFNQHLLDRFICNLDLEPSQIKSHPNYSNLCNYGIIAA; translated from the coding sequence ATGGATAGCTATGGAAGCCATTGTACAAAGCCTGCTTGCCGAAGTGGGCGATTTCGCAAACCGCAAACGAAATTCTTAGTCACTTTATTCACCACAATGTTGCTGGTGTGTGGCAAAGTCAACTTCACCAACCTGAGTCGCTACAGCAGTTTGAGCGAACGCACCTACCGCCGCCAATACCAACAAGAGTTTGAGTTTGTGGCATTGAATCGAGCGATAGTCGAGCAGGCAAGTCAAGCAGACACGGCAAAGCTTGCGGTGATGGACTGCTCGTTTGTGATCAAGAGTGGCAAAGCGACGTTTGGACTCGATGCGTTTTGGAATGGATGTGCCAGTCGAGTGGAAACCGGATTAGAGGTGTCAGTGGTCGGGGTGGTCGATGTCGAACGTGAGCAGGGCTATGCATTATCGGCAGAGCAGACCTATGCTCAATCCAGCCTGAGCGAGTTTAGCCGCATGGATCAATATCTCTATCATCTCGATTGTGTGCGACCTCACCTCCCACCTGAAGTCGCCTATCTCGCTGTCGATGGTGCTTATGCCAAGGAGGGCTTTGTCACCGGAGCGGTGGAGTTGAGGTTGCACGTCATCAGTAAGCTGCGGTGTGATGCGAATCTTCAATTTCTCTACACGGGAGTACAGAAGCGACGGGGCAGACCGCGCAAGTATGCAGGCAAAGTGGACTTGGGCGATTTGAGTCGCTTCACGTTCGTCGAAACCGTACAACCGGATGTTGACCTGTACACGGCAGTCGTGTGGCACGTCTCGCTCAAACGCGCTATTCGCGTTGCTTATCTAGTCGATCATCGCTCCTCGACTCGCGTTCGCACTTGTCTGTTGTTTTCCACTGATGTCGAGCAAGACCCAAGGCAGATTGTCCAGTATTACAAGCTGCGCTTCCAAATTGAATTTCTATTCCGGGATGCCAAGCAGTTTACAGGACTCGAAGATTGCCAAGCCAGAGATGCTCAGAAGCTTGCGTTTCATTTCAATGCTAGTCTGACTGCTCTGAACTTGGCAAAGTTGGACGCACTCCAACAGCATTCAGAACAAGTCCCGTTTGTCTTCTCAATGGCAAGTGTCAAACGGCGACTGTTCAATCAGCACCTCCTTGACCGATTTATTTGCAACTTAGACTTGGAGCCAAGCCAAATTAAATCTCATCCCAACTACTCAAACCTTTGCAATTACGGCATTATCGCCGCTTAA
- a CDS encoding hypothetical protein (similar to AA sequence:cyanobase_aa:Npun_F2680) yields MPRQKLNSEILTRANQRAVSLQSIDPQLDLGRGLTLNAYLAAIDQHKTNLDDYNRALSTIEQLSRAVEESEKTLKDLTERMLLGVGAHYGKDSEEYVMAGGARKSDVAHQMSKSRMGVPKKKVQEAAASLN; encoded by the coding sequence ATGCCACGCCAAAAACTCAATTCTGAGATTCTCACCAGAGCGAATCAACGGGCTGTGAGCTTGCAATCGATCGATCCGCAATTGGATCTCGGTCGCGGTTTAACCCTTAACGCTTATCTTGCTGCGATCGACCAGCACAAAACGAACTTGGATGATTATAATCGGGCGCTTTCTACGATCGAACAACTATCCCGCGCAGTTGAGGAATCCGAAAAGACCCTCAAAGATCTGACCGAACGAATGCTGCTGGGTGTGGGCGCTCACTATGGCAAGGACAGCGAGGAATACGTCATGGCAGGCGGCGCACGGAAAAGCGATGTGGCGCATCAGATGTCGAAATCCAGAATGGGAGTTCCGAAGAAAAAAGTGCAAGAAGCCGCTGCATCATTGAACTAA